A region of Piscinibacter gummiphilus DNA encodes the following proteins:
- a CDS encoding KpsF/GutQ family sugar-phosphate isomerase, with the protein MSPANATPETFDAERALRLARETFDIESKALLGLKARQGEGFTRAVLAVLQCTGRVVVMGMGKSGHVGRKIAATLASTGTPAMFVHPAEASHGDLGMVTPGDVVLAISNSGESDELAAILPALKRVGITLVAMTGRAGSSLANHADLVLDSGVDEEACPLNLAPTASTTAQMALGDALAVALLDARGFREEDFARSHPGGALGRKLLTHVRDVMRSGDEVPGVPPDTSFVDMMKEMTRKGLGATAVVDPAGQVLGIFTDGDLRRLVESGQDLRGLTAREAMHPKPRLVRADALAVEAADLMEQHRITSVLVVDAAGVLVGALNTNDLMRAKVI; encoded by the coding sequence GTGTCTCCTGCCAACGCCACTCCTGAAACTTTCGACGCCGAGCGCGCCCTGCGCCTGGCCCGGGAAACGTTCGACATCGAGTCGAAGGCCCTGCTCGGCCTGAAGGCGCGCCAGGGCGAGGGCTTCACCCGCGCCGTGCTGGCCGTGCTGCAGTGCACCGGCCGGGTGGTGGTGATGGGCATGGGCAAGAGCGGGCACGTGGGCCGCAAGATCGCCGCCACGCTCGCCTCCACCGGCACCCCCGCGATGTTCGTGCACCCCGCCGAGGCCAGCCACGGCGACCTGGGCATGGTGACGCCGGGCGACGTGGTGCTCGCCATCTCGAACTCGGGCGAAAGCGACGAACTCGCGGCCATCCTGCCGGCGCTCAAGCGCGTGGGCATCACGCTCGTCGCGATGACCGGCCGCGCCGGCTCGTCGCTCGCGAATCACGCCGACCTGGTGCTCGACAGCGGCGTCGACGAGGAAGCCTGCCCGCTCAACCTCGCCCCCACCGCCAGCACCACCGCGCAGATGGCCCTGGGCGACGCCCTGGCCGTGGCGCTGCTCGACGCCCGCGGCTTCCGCGAGGAAGACTTCGCCCGCTCGCACCCCGGCGGGGCGCTGGGCCGCAAGCTGCTCACGCACGTGCGCGACGTGATGCGCTCCGGCGACGAGGTGCCCGGCGTGCCCCCCGACACGTCCTTCGTCGACATGATGAAGGAAATGACCCGCAAGGGCCTCGGCGCCACCGCGGTGGTCGACCCCGCCGGCCAGGTGCTCGGCATCTTCACCGACGGCGACCTGCGCCGCCTCGTCGAGAGCGGCCAGGACCTGCGCGGCCTCACCGCCCGCGAAGCCATGCACCCGAAACCCCGCCTGGTGCGTGCCGACGCGCTCGCGGTCGAGGCCGCCGACCTGATGGAACAGCACCGCATCACCAGCGTGCTGGTGGTGGACGCCGCGGGTGTGCTCGTCGGCGCCCTCAACACCAACGACCTGATGCGAGCCAAGGTCATCTGA
- a CDS encoding MarC family protein: MDIYKPLIALLAIVNPIGVIPFFIHFTQGFTPEQRARTIRVSAFSAFVVIALSALAGLKIIEFFGISLASFQVGGGTLLLISALQMLNAQPAETRQEDVSEGDNKVDAGDSIAVVPLTIPLLTGPATISTMVIYADKTHHWWEMAVLTGYGIVIGIAVWLAFSASGRIARVLGKTGINVMTRLMGLILAALAVEVMSDGLLKLFPVLAGGTLPH; the protein is encoded by the coding sequence ATGGATATCTACAAGCCCCTGATTGCACTGCTTGCGATCGTCAACCCGATCGGCGTAATCCCCTTTTTCATCCATTTCACACAGGGTTTCACCCCAGAACAGCGCGCCCGCACCATACGGGTGAGCGCCTTCAGTGCCTTCGTCGTGATCGCCCTCAGTGCATTGGCGGGATTGAAGATCATCGAGTTCTTTGGTATTTCACTCGCGTCATTTCAAGTGGGCGGGGGCACGCTTCTGCTGATATCTGCGCTGCAAATGCTCAACGCCCAGCCGGCCGAAACTCGACAAGAAGACGTCAGCGAGGGCGACAACAAGGTGGATGCCGGCGACAGCATCGCCGTCGTGCCCTTGACGATTCCCCTCCTGACCGGCCCGGCGACCATCTCCACGATGGTCATCTATGCCGACAAGACGCACCATTGGTGGGAAATGGCCGTCCTGACCGGCTACGGGATCGTGATCGGCATCGCCGTGTGGCTGGCGTTCAGCGCCTCGGGGCGCATCGCCCGGGTCCTCGGCAAGACGGGCATCAACGTGATGACGCGGTTGATGGGCCTGATCCTGGCCGCGCTGGCGGTCGAGGTGATGTCGGACGGGCTGCTCAAGCTTTTTCCGGTGCTGGCGGGGGGCACGCTGCCGCACTGA
- a CDS encoding SDR family oxidoreductase, translated as MSSAPLVFITGASSGIGQALARRYHQAGWRLALVARRGAEVEAWARSEGIPPERCTVYPADVRDLDAIAGAGRACIEAQGLPDVVIANAGISLGIDTAIFEDLEVMRRTYETNNLGMAATFQPFITPMRQRGSGRLVGIASVAGIRGLPGHGAYCSSKAAVISYLESLRGELHGSGVRVVTVLPGYIATPLTAANRYSMPFLMQPDAFADRAFDTIAAGRSYRVIPWQMGVVAKLMRALPNVVFDRLLVGRERKHRAGE; from the coding sequence ATGAGTTCGGCGCCGCTGGTCTTCATCACGGGGGCGTCGAGCGGCATCGGCCAGGCCCTGGCGCGCCGCTACCACCAGGCCGGCTGGCGCCTCGCGCTCGTGGCACGCCGCGGGGCCGAGGTCGAGGCCTGGGCGCGCAGCGAGGGCATCCCGCCGGAACGCTGCACCGTCTACCCGGCCGACGTGCGCGACCTCGACGCCATCGCCGGGGCCGGCCGTGCGTGCATCGAGGCCCAGGGCCTGCCCGACGTGGTGATCGCCAACGCGGGCATCAGCCTCGGCATCGACACGGCGATCTTCGAAGACCTCGAGGTCATGCGCCGCACCTACGAGACCAACAACCTCGGCATGGCGGCCACGTTCCAGCCCTTCATCACGCCCATGCGCCAGCGCGGGTCAGGCCGCCTCGTGGGCATCGCAAGCGTCGCGGGCATCCGCGGCCTGCCGGGACACGGGGCCTACTGCTCCAGCAAGGCCGCCGTGATCAGCTACCTCGAGAGCCTGCGCGGGGAACTGCACGGCTCGGGCGTGCGCGTGGTCACCGTGCTGCCGGGCTACATCGCCACGCCGCTCACGGCGGCGAACCGGTACAGCATGCCGTTCCTGATGCAACCGGACGCGTTCGCCGACCGGGCCTTCGACACCATCGCGGCAGGGCGCAGCTACCGCGTGATCCCGTGGCAGATGGGGGTGGTGGCCAAGCTGATGCGGGCCTTGCCGAATGTGGTGTTCGATCGGCTGCTGGTGGGGCGAGAACGGAAGCACCGCGCGGGGGAGTGA
- the creD gene encoding cell envelope integrity protein CreD, with the protein MKPSSTVLKVLTVIAIVGVLMIALMRIGSLVDERRGRAAEAARSIEESQAGSQALLGPALQQVCHETWQETERKNNTVVTTTQRRSITIRSTPDLLSIKGDVAMEPRYRGLFKVNSYQAGTTLSATWSPMQPPTAEHAGGRVTCEAPVIAVALTDSRGLRDVAIRVNGQPLAVTPGTPFDKQPKGFQAVVTDREAGNTEPLSAEVTLQLVGTGGLAIAPVGDRNVVDLKSDWPHPSFGGRFLPMKREVRENGFDASWTISSLASTAGRDFLGGAPLCAGVSAVGEPDDPREYVASSAGSPCIETFGIAFIDPVNPYSLTDRALKYGLLFIALSFVAVGMVEVLQRLRVHPVQYLLVGSALAVFFLLLLSLSEHLAFGVSYAIASAACVTLLAYYARHILGGWRAGLAFGAGIAGLYGALFLLLQMEQTAMVLGAVLLFLVLAAVMVATRRIDWYGLTRSTATPA; encoded by the coding sequence ATGAAACCCAGTTCCACCGTGCTCAAGGTGCTGACCGTGATCGCCATCGTCGGCGTGCTGATGATCGCGTTGATGCGCATCGGCAGCCTCGTCGACGAACGCCGCGGCCGCGCCGCGGAGGCCGCCCGCAGCATCGAGGAGTCGCAGGCCGGCAGCCAGGCCCTGCTCGGGCCGGCGCTGCAGCAGGTCTGCCACGAGACCTGGCAGGAGACCGAGCGCAAGAACAACACCGTGGTCACCACCACGCAGCGCCGCAGCATCACGATCCGTTCGACCCCCGACCTGCTGTCGATCAAGGGGGACGTCGCGATGGAGCCCCGCTACCGCGGCCTGTTCAAGGTCAACAGCTACCAGGCGGGCACCACGCTGTCGGCCACCTGGTCACCGATGCAGCCGCCCACGGCCGAACACGCCGGCGGCCGGGTGACCTGCGAAGCGCCCGTGATCGCCGTCGCCCTGACCGACAGCCGCGGTCTGCGCGACGTCGCCATCCGCGTGAACGGCCAGCCGCTCGCGGTGACGCCGGGCACCCCGTTCGACAAGCAGCCGAAGGGCTTCCAGGCCGTCGTCACCGACCGCGAGGCGGGCAACACGGAACCGCTGTCGGCCGAGGTCACGCTGCAGCTCGTGGGCACCGGCGGCCTCGCCATCGCCCCGGTGGGCGACCGCAACGTGGTCGACCTGAAGTCGGACTGGCCCCATCCCTCCTTCGGCGGCCGGTTCCTCCCGATGAAGCGCGAGGTGCGCGAGAACGGCTTCGATGCCAGCTGGACCATCTCGTCGCTGGCCAGCACCGCCGGCCGCGACTTCCTCGGCGGCGCCCCGCTCTGCGCGGGTGTGTCGGCCGTGGGCGAGCCCGATGACCCGCGCGAGTACGTCGCGTCCAGCGCCGGGTCGCCGTGCATCGAGACCTTCGGCATCGCCTTCATCGACCCGGTCAACCCGTACTCGCTCACCGACCGGGCACTGAAGTACGGGCTGCTGTTCATCGCGCTGTCGTTCGTCGCGGTGGGCATGGTGGAAGTGCTGCAGCGCCTGCGCGTTCACCCGGTGCAGTACCTGCTCGTCGGGTCCGCGCTGGCCGTGTTCTTCCTGCTGCTGCTGAGCCTGTCCGAACATCTGGCCTTCGGCGTGTCGTACGCCATCGCGAGCGCCGCCTGCGTGACGTTGCTGGCGTACTACGCCCGCCACATCCTCGGCGGCTGGCGGGCGGGGCTCGCCTTCGGCGCGGGCATCGCGGGCCTGTACGGCGCGCTCTTCCTGCTGCTGCAGATGGAGCAGACGGCGATGGTGCTCGGCGCGGTGCTGCTGTTCCTCGTGCTCGCGGCGGTGATGGTCGCCACCCGGCGCATCGACTGGTACGGGTTGACACGGTCGACGGCCACGCCGGCCTGA
- a CDS encoding RNA recognition motif domain-containing protein, whose protein sequence is MGNKLYVGNLSYSIRDDDLQQAFSQFGSVSSAKVMMDRDTGRSKGFGFVEMGSDAEAQSAISGMNGKDLDGRAVVVNEARPREERPGGGGFGGGRSGGYGGGGGGYGGGGRSGGGGYGGGGSGGGYGGGGGGGYGGGGGGRSGGGGYGGGGRSGGGGYGGGGRSGGGGY, encoded by the coding sequence ATGGGCAACAAACTCTACGTCGGTAACCTGTCGTACAGCATTCGGGACGACGATCTCCAGCAAGCGTTCTCGCAGTTCGGCTCGGTCTCCTCGGCCAAGGTCATGATGGACCGCGACACCGGCCGCTCGAAGGGCTTCGGCTTCGTCGAGATGGGCTCCGATGCGGAAGCGCAATCGGCCATCAGCGGCATGAACGGCAAGGACCTCGACGGTCGCGCCGTGGTCGTGAACGAAGCTCGTCCTCGTGAAGAGCGTCCGGGCGGCGGTGGCTTCGGCGGCGGCCGTTCCGGCGGCTACGGCGGTGGTGGTGGCGGCTACGGCGGCGGTGGCCGTTCGGGCGGCGGCGGCTACGGCGGTGGTGGCAGCGGCGGCGGCTACGGTGGCGGCGGTGGTGGTGGCTACGGCGGTGGCGGCGGTGGCCGTTCCGGCGGTGGCGGCTACGGCGGCGGCGGCCGTTCGGGCGGCGGCGGCTACGGCGGCGGTGGCCGTTCGGGCGGCGGCGGCTACTGA
- a CDS encoding GMC family oxidoreductase — MTPSTYDHIICGAGTAGCLLANRLSADPNRRVLLIEAGGHDDYLWIHVPVGYLRCIGNPRTDWLFRTEPDPGLNGRSLRYPRGKVLGGSSSINGMIYMRGQARDYDHWGALGNPGWSWDECLPFFLQHEDFHRGADALHGAGGEWRVERQRLHWDVLDAFAEAAQQAGIPHTEDFNRGDNEGVGYFHVNQKRGIRWNASKAFLRPVVSRPNLQVWTGAHLSRVRLEGGRAKGVTVLPVGGGAPIEVDATRGVVLCTGAVGTPHLLQLSGIGAGAHLNGLGIPVLHDLPGVGENLQDHLQIRAVYGVEGATTLNTMSRSWWGRATIGLQYAWSRSGPLSMAPSQLGAFTRSSPDRAHANLEYHVQPLSLDAFGEPLHTFDAFTASVCNLNPTSRGRVVARSADPLTAPAIHTAYLTTEDDRRVAADSLRVTRRIAAQPALARYKPTEIKPGAQYVTDDDLARLAGDIGTTIFHPVGTAKMGPSADPMAVVDARLRVHGVEGLRVADASVMPTITSGNTNSPTLMIAERAARWILEDD; from the coding sequence GTGACCCCCAGCACCTACGACCACATCATCTGCGGCGCCGGCACCGCCGGCTGCCTGCTCGCCAACCGACTCAGCGCCGACCCGAACCGGCGCGTGCTCCTGATCGAGGCGGGCGGGCATGACGACTACCTCTGGATCCACGTGCCGGTGGGCTACCTGCGCTGCATCGGCAACCCGCGCACCGACTGGCTGTTCCGCACGGAGCCCGATCCGGGGCTCAACGGCCGGTCGCTGCGCTACCCGCGCGGCAAGGTGCTCGGCGGCAGCTCGAGCATCAACGGCATGATCTACATGCGCGGACAGGCCCGCGACTACGACCACTGGGGGGCCCTCGGCAACCCCGGCTGGAGCTGGGACGAGTGCCTGCCGTTCTTCCTGCAGCACGAGGACTTCCATCGCGGCGCCGATGCGCTCCACGGCGCAGGGGGCGAATGGCGGGTCGAACGCCAGCGCCTGCACTGGGACGTGCTGGACGCGTTCGCCGAGGCAGCCCAGCAGGCCGGCATCCCGCACACGGAAGACTTCAACCGCGGCGACAACGAAGGTGTCGGCTACTTCCACGTGAACCAGAAACGCGGCATCCGCTGGAACGCCTCGAAGGCCTTCCTGCGGCCCGTGGTCTCGCGCCCGAACCTGCAGGTGTGGACCGGCGCGCACCTGTCGCGCGTGCGCCTCGAAGGCGGCCGGGCGAAGGGCGTGACCGTGCTGCCCGTGGGCGGCGGCGCCCCCATCGAGGTGGACGCCACGCGCGGCGTGGTGCTGTGCACCGGCGCCGTGGGCACGCCGCATCTGCTGCAGCTGTCGGGCATCGGGGCGGGCGCGCACCTGAACGGCCTCGGCATCCCGGTGCTCCACGACCTGCCCGGCGTGGGCGAGAACCTGCAGGACCACCTTCAGATCCGTGCGGTCTACGGCGTCGAAGGCGCCACCACGCTGAACACGATGAGCCGCTCGTGGTGGGGCCGCGCCACCATCGGCCTGCAGTACGCCTGGAGCCGAAGCGGGCCGCTCAGCATGGCGCCGTCGCAACTGGGCGCCTTCACGCGCAGCAGTCCCGACCGGGCCCACGCGAACCTCGAGTACCACGTGCAGCCCCTGTCGCTCGACGCTTTCGGCGAACCGCTGCACACGTTCGATGCCTTCACCGCGAGCGTCTGCAACCTCAACCCGACGAGCCGGGGCAGGGTGGTCGCACGGTCCGCCGACCCACTGACCGCACCCGCCATCCACACCGCCTACCTCACCACCGAGGACGACCGCCGCGTGGCCGCCGACTCGCTGCGCGTGACCCGCCGCATCGCAGCCCAGCCCGCGCTCGCGCGCTACAAGCCGACGGAGATCAAGCCCGGCGCGCAGTACGTCACCGACGACGACCTGGCCCGGCTGGCCGGCGACATCGGCACCACGATCTTCCACCCGGTGGGCACCGCGAAGATGGGCCCGTCCGCCGACCCGATGGCCGTGGTGGACGCCCGCCTGCGGGTGCACGGCGTCGAGGGGCTGCGGGTGGCCGATGCCAGTGTCATGCCCACCATCACGAGCGGCAACACCAACTCGCCCACCTTGATGATCGCGGAGCGGGCGGCCCGCTGGATCCTCGAAGACGACTGA
- the lptC gene encoding LPS export ABC transporter periplasmic protein LptC, whose product MSFADTQPTLAPPAVDPAPAPARQPWHWQLLQLATTYLPVMLMALLALCTWWLVKNTAPVVDERPVAAPRHVPDYQMNNFSVQRYTPAGTLEAQIEGTELRHYPDDDTVEVDQVRLRAIDEEGRASVATARQALTNGAATEVQLLGQAELMREATDKEAAIYFRSEFLHAFLDTERVFSDKPVTVTQGGTQLRADGMEYTHSDGVIRFSGRTRAVFEPRPSKP is encoded by the coding sequence GTGAGCTTCGCGGACACCCAGCCCACCCTCGCACCGCCGGCCGTCGATCCGGCGCCGGCGCCCGCGCGCCAGCCGTGGCACTGGCAGCTGCTGCAGCTCGCCACCACGTACCTGCCGGTGATGCTGATGGCGCTGTTGGCGCTCTGCACCTGGTGGCTGGTGAAGAACACCGCCCCGGTCGTCGACGAACGCCCCGTGGCGGCGCCGAGGCACGTGCCCGACTACCAGATGAACAACTTCTCGGTGCAGCGGTACACGCCGGCCGGCACGCTCGAGGCGCAGATCGAAGGCACCGAGCTGCGCCACTACCCCGACGACGACACCGTCGAGGTCGACCAGGTGCGCCTGCGCGCCATCGACGAGGAAGGCCGCGCCTCGGTCGCCACCGCGCGCCAGGCCCTGACCAACGGTGCCGCCACCGAAGTGCAGCTGCTCGGCCAGGCCGAGCTGATGCGCGAGGCCACCGACAAGGAAGCCGCCATCTACTTCCGCAGCGAGTTCCTGCACGCCTTCCTCGACACCGAACGGGTGTTCTCCGACAAGCCGGTGACGGTCACGCAGGGCGGCACCCAGCTGCGCGCCGACGGCATGGAGTACACCCACTCGGACGGCGTGATCCGCTTCAGCGGGCGCACCCGCGCGGTGTTCGAGCCGCGTCCGTCGAAACCATGA
- a CDS encoding KdsC family phosphatase: MATTLTPVLSFPPEVLLKAQGIRACIFDVDGVLTDGRIYIGANGEEFKAFNTLDGHGLKLLAQGGVEPVVITGRDSPAVRRRVADLGIRHAVYGAHDKLAAANGLLATLQLDWSQMGAIGDDWPDLPLMTRTGFACAPANAHAEVLAIAHHVTQARGGYGAARECCDLLLTAVGAYARLLHGHLTTLDGTP; this comes from the coding sequence ATGGCCACCACGCTCACACCGGTCCTGTCCTTTCCGCCCGAGGTGCTGCTGAAGGCCCAGGGCATCCGCGCCTGCATCTTCGACGTCGACGGCGTGCTCACCGACGGGCGCATCTACATCGGCGCGAACGGCGAGGAGTTCAAGGCCTTCAACACGCTCGACGGCCACGGCCTGAAGCTGCTGGCGCAGGGCGGCGTCGAACCCGTCGTGATCACCGGCCGGGACTCCCCGGCGGTGCGCCGGCGCGTGGCCGACCTCGGTATCCGCCACGCCGTGTACGGCGCCCACGACAAGCTCGCCGCGGCGAACGGGCTGCTGGCCACCCTGCAACTCGACTGGTCGCAGATGGGCGCCATCGGCGACGACTGGCCCGACCTGCCGCTGATGACCCGCACCGGCTTCGCCTGCGCGCCAGCCAACGCCCACGCCGAAGTGCTGGCCATCGCCCACCATGTGACGCAGGCCCGCGGCGGCTACGGTGCGGCGCGCGAGTGCTGCGACCTGCTGCTGACGGCCGTGGGCGCGTACGCCCGCCTGCTGCACGGCCACCTGACCACCCTCGACGGCACCCCGTGA